The Pan troglodytes isolate AG18354 chromosome 15, NHGRI_mPanTro3-v2.0_pri, whole genome shotgun sequence genomic sequence TGATATTTGAAGGTTTCACGTTATTTTAAGTCTAATTTTATCATTAACCATTTGATACAAAAATGTGTccttggcagggcgcagtggctcacgcctgtaatcccagcactttggggggccgaggcgggtggatcacctgagctcaggacttcgagaccagcctggccaacatggtgaaaccccgtctctactaaaaatacaaaaattagccgggcgtggtggtgggcgaccTAAttccagctgctccggaggctaagtcagaagaactgcttgaacctaggatgaggaggctgcagtgagccgagattgtgcaactggactccagcctgggcgacagagtgagactccgtctcaagaaacaaacaaaaaccaaaaaaccaaaaatgtgcCCTGAAGTCTTCCACATTGTATTATTTAAGCCTCACGTGAGTTAGCAAGGTCAGTTTACACGAGATAAACTTAGTAAGGTTAAGTGCCCAGATCCAGGCCATACAAGCGGTCGTTCTATATTCTAAATTCTATGCTTCTTAAAGTTAAGAATGGGTAGTAGTTAAGAAGCTACTACTAACCGTATgagataaaatgatattttaaagatgaacaGATGTCGCATTCTAAAAAGGTGAAAACGCGGCAAGGCACAGGAACTCTTCATAATACTGCAGTTTTTAAGAAACATGGGCTGGTCTTGACGAGACCTATAGGCAGACAGGGCTCAAACATTCAAAAGAGCTGCAGAGTAAACTCAACTCCGGGAAAGCGCTGCACTGACTGGCAGATTCCACACGAGACACTGGCCTCCCACGTGTCTTTCAGGAAACATACAAAATTCAAGGGATAAAGGAAGCCAAGAAGGGGTTgcgaaaaagggggaaaaaaaaaaaaagcgaaaagAGCTTCCCTGGGACGTTCAGGGAGCGCGGAGGGTGCGGGAAGGCTGGGGCGGGCGGAGGGAACTCGCAGAGCATCTGGCGGGCACCGAGGTCTGGGAACAGGCCTGGAGGCAGCTCGGTTCGTGGAGACAGCGGGCTGCCCGTGGGCCCCACCCTGTAGGGCCCCCCAGTAGATCTGCTCCCTTGGTTCgggtgggcaggggagggcagAGCGCAAAAGAGAAAAGCAGGGAAGGAGACGTTAGAAGAGCCACAGGTAGGCGCGGGTCAGAGTCCGAGGTTCGAGGGCTCTGGGCCGGCCGCACCTGCGAGCCCTCCGAGGCGCCGTAGCCCCGCCCCTCCGGCGCGTGGCGCCCATGACGCTAGGCGCGCGGGCCGCTCTCCTTACAGAGGTCGCTCTTGTCCGAACGGTCGGCCTCTGCTGCGCTTGCGTGGTCGGGAGGGGAAGTGAGGCGGTTTCCTCGGCGCCTTTtccggcagcggcggcggcagaACTGGGAGGAGGAGTTGGAGGCCGGAGGGAGCCCGCGCTCGGGGCGGCGGCTGGAGGTAACCCCTTGGACCGAGCTGGAAAGGCGGGCCACCTCGGTCTTCGCTCCTTTGTGGAGCTCTGGCAGtaactcccctctccctctctgtttctctgcagGCAGCGCACCGAGTTCCCGCGAGGATCCATGACCTGACGGGGCCCCGGAGCCGCGCTGCCTCTCGGGTGTCCTGGGTCGGTGGGGAGCCCAGTGCTCGCAGGCCGGCGGGCGGGCCGGAGGGCTGCAGTCTCCCTCGCGGTGAGAGGAAGGCGGAGGAGCGGGAACCGCGGCGGCGCTCGCGCGGCGCCTGCGGGGGGAAGGGCAGTTCCGGGCCGGGCCGCGCCTCAGCAGGGCGGCGGCTCCCAGCGCAGTCTCAGGGCCCGGGTGGCGGCGGCGACTGGAGAAATCAAGTTGTGCGGTCGGTGATGCCCGAGTGAGCGGCGGGCCTGGGCCTCTGCCCTTAGGAGGCAACTCCCACGCAGGCCGCAAAGGCGCTCTCGCGGCCGGGAGGCTTCGTTTCGGTttcgcggcggcggcggcgttgTTGGCTGAGGGGACCCGGGACACCTGAATGCCCCCGGCCCCGGCTCCTCCGACGCGATGGGGAAGGTGCTATCCAAAATCTTCGGGAACAAGGAAATGCGGATCCTCATGTTGGGCCTGGACGCGGCCGGCAAGACAACAATCCTGTACAAGTTGAAGCTGGGCCAGTCGGTGACCACCATTCCCACTGTGGGTTTCAACGTGGAGACGGTGACTTACAAAAATGTCAAGTTCAACGTATGGGATGTGGGCGGCCAGGACAAGATCCGGCCGCTCTGGCGGCATTACTACACTGGGACCCAAGGTCTCATCTTCGTAGTGGACTGCGCCGACCGCGACCGCATCGATGAGGCTCGCCAGGAGCTGCACCGCATTATCAATGACCGGGAGATGAGGGACGCCATAATCCTCATCTTCGCCAACAAGCAGGACCTGCCCGATGCCATGAAACCCCACGAGATCCAGGAGAAACTGGGCCTGACCCGGATTCGGGACAGGAACTGGTATGTGCAGCCCTCCTGTGCCACCTCAGGGGACGGACTCTATGAGGGGCTCACATGGTTAACCTCTAACTACAAATCTTAATGAGCATTCTCCACCCATCCCCTGGAAGGAGAGAAATCAAAAACCCATTCATAGGATTATCGCCACCATCACCTCTTTCAATTGccactttctcttcttttgaaTTTGAACTCTGGAGTTACTGTTCTACAGTTTGGCGGGGAGGGGGCTTGGgggttttctcttttgtttgtttccctttctttttcctttttttttttttttttttgttggcttTGCGTTAGGATGCTCTGATCTGACATTTGACATGAACACAAAGTTGTTAGATCCTCTTGTTGACTTCCAGCAGATGGGATGGGGGAAACACAGCAGTTCTTGGTAAAGTCCTTTGTAAtaatagtttgattttttttatttcgaGAGAATCTTTCATTTTCCTATgtatgcttttttccttttttgcccaGTTTCCTTATCACTTGCTGTAGATGGCTTATTTTGCATTCATGCAGACTATGTTGCAAGTCTGTTTCATCTAGTAAACTGAAAATTATTGCTTAATCAAACTGCcgtttgtcttttatatttaaggCCTTCCCCCCCCTTCCTTATGAGTTCTAACTTAGTAATTTCAAATGTGACCTTTTATATCTAAGACCAGTATAGTAAACTTAGCCCACAGTGGCAAATAATGAGTAATATTGTAATATGTTCCAGTTGCACCTCAGTATGTTAAACAGGTAATGTAAGAAGTTCTCTGAAATGTCAGCAAGTAAGTTCTGAAACATACATCATGCATGAGTAGGAATAAAACCCAAGTTCCCCATAACGTAGATAACTTAATGCtgcataaaaatatgaaagtgtAACCCATGAAGGACACTTTTTCTTTCTACTGCAAAGTTAGCCACTTtgctgtttttcctcttttttaaactttgaaaataGACTCTTTCCAGAAATTGGAGCAATAATGGTGTTACCACACGcagattaaataatttgtagatattttaaatgacttttgggCAAAACTGGAATGTATACTTTTACCTTGTTTCAAACACCTAAgaccagtaatttaaaaattactaaaaggtTTACTTTGTtcattaataaaacatttaacaatTCAAATTATATGCACCTTTTACCTAgttgaaaaaaatacacattcctGTTTTCACATTATAGCAACTGATTAAGCTGAAGCTGTAAGTCATTTTTTATAGATGAGTGATCCGCATCTCCATCAATTAGAACACTGGAAAAGATGTTTTATAAAAGaggtatttaattttgtttgtagGATTAACTcatgcaaataataaaaaagatatccTGTTGGTTCAATAGTACACTGTCTCCTTTAAGGAAGGAAGTGTGATGAATGAATGATGTGTAGACTTGAGGGATGACTATTAAAGGGGACGTAGGATGAAGAGAAAGAACCTACAGATGACAATGaatgtaaacttatttttttcatgtgtaagCAGTGTGCTCGCTGGTGATATCCAGATCCTAACAAGATTACTTGGTTAGCTGGTTAGGACCAGTAACTGGATTGCGACCACTATGATAATATTTTGAACCAAATGTTAATGCTTGATGCAGAATTGTAAAGCAGCATCTGGTTCCTATATAGCCTTAAGGATTAATTTTAGTGATCCTCAAGGAATTAAATAGGGAATTTCAGAAATGTAGACTGCAAAGGCAGTATACAGGAAAAGGTGGAGTGGGTTTTGTTGATGAGGGTGTCTGAAAACTAAAATTGAGCGGGATATCATGGTATAGTTGGACAGTATTGGTCCTTCACACTTTGGCCATATTGTATAATGGAGCTTTTACCAAAGATGTATGAGAAGTGTAAGACTATAAAAAAATGAACTATTCAAAGTAAAACTCTTGACAAACATTTTACTTAAAGCAGATGCAAAAGGGTATTCTCATGTAGGCTCCTGTTGGTGCAGAGGGATTTTTTTGATTTCAAGATACAACTAAAGTACGAAGTTCTCAGTTTCACTTTAGTAGAAAGAGCTCTAGAAATGAGGCTGATAAACACATCTAAGAACACTGGTTGCTTTCTAAAATTTCCAAAGCTCCaccataaatgtaatttttagtgTTTCAAATGAttgcattttaaagtatataaatatggGTTATCCAATATCAATGCTATAGTAACATCCTGAAACAAAACAAGCACAAAGGTATAAATGCCTAAACTGGAGGAAACTTGAAACCCTCATGTTAAATCTTAAATGTAGTATTTCTAACTTGTGAAGACAGATTGGTAGGCAGccatttttttgtgtcttaaAATAACTGGGGGCATAGTTAAAATTTTATACATCAAGTGATTGCTATTATTGAATGTTGCAGGTGAGATGtggttatttttagtttatttgaaatgtttgactggaaaggggggagggggaagcaaatatttgaaatttgGAAAACCCTAAACCTTTTGGTAAGAAATTgtaattttcacttaaaattttctttaaggaTAGAAGAGGTTTATAATTGATGTAGTTAAATTGAACAATAACCATTGGTGACTGGAGCAGGTAATTATAGCCTGCAGAAAAAATTatctaagaattttaaaaataagatcctGAAGTTGTTTAATTGCATCCATTTCTGTATTTATGTGAATTTATAAACTGCAGTAAGTTTTGAATGAGGTTAATCTTGTTTAATATAAGTAAATGAGTCTGTAGACTGTGATCTCCCCAAACTAAAAAGTACAGTACTTGGAATTGTGTTCTTTATGGTTGTAGTGTTGGTAAAGCACTAATATgcagaaaataaaggaattacACAGTGCAGTTTCTCACGTTATGTTACTCGCTTGAACTAGATAAGTGGGACGTGTGGTGTGTCGGGCCATGTTATTCTCCAGGGTATATGGTAAAAAGTGACTTAATTTGGAAGTTGCCTgacttttgtaagaaaaaaaaatcaatttggtTCTTGTAAATGCTGGCTGTTTGAGGTAATGCGCCCTGTTTTAGTTCCACCAACTTAATCTGATTGTATGATAATTTAGAATACCAcagttaaacaatttttaaaatttgaggtcCCATAGCAGTCTTTATTCTGCTGTTTTTTCCAAATTACAACCTTAGCATTTTTAGAAGTAGAGAATTGTGTCTAAAGAATTGGCCTTAAGTCTTAAGTTCAGGCCTTAATTCTTTATAGACTTTTGGATTTCAAAGTTTCTTTTAGAGGTCAAATTGTTTGTCCTATCGAAATGGCAAAACTGTATTCATTTAGAAAGTAAAATAGTATCATAGAGGATAAggttggaagaaagaaaagtaaaagatgaaTAACTTGCTGGATAAAAGGGTTTGAAAGACATTCTTGTAAGCCTTTCCTCCTATATCAGCAATTTTTATAGTGTGATTTTAGAATGTCTTCATGTGATCTCTAGTATGATTTAACCccatgttaatatttattaacatatttagTACTGTGGTTAAGATACTGTGACAAAGTATCAATTTTTCAGTGCTAgcagtagaaaatattttccccatgaatgggtttttatgttttaatataagCTTAGAAGTAGCCATAATCTGAATGGTGATGGAGCTTACAAAATTCCAGAAGTTATTTTCTCAATACCTTGCCCAATATGTATCAGGATTACAAGTAAGGTAAGTTGTATCTTTCCTTATAGGTAAAAACTGTATTTGTAAAACCACATACAGCAATTATAAGAAATTTTTAAGTGATTAGTCACTGAACATAATATATTTGGAGTATAATATTCAATATTATCTAGCCTTTTGCTTTAATTAAATGGTAAGGATTAGTAAAGGTTACAGTATTAGAGAGTTTACAAAAATGGAATGTTGGGAGATGGAGCCATAGAAGAGGCAAAGCAACTTGTTGCTTTGCCAAACAAAAGTTGCCAGACTAGACTAGTGAGCTGAACAGGCAAGGAACACAGAGGTGAGATCAAAGAAGGCAGAACAAGAATGGAGCGGGATTTAGGAATTAAAACAAATTTGCAATTAAATATAACTGAAGTAATGGTAAATTTCAAGAGAATTAGACTGCAAGAACTAACCTCACATtgtgggaaaataaaaattttaaccttttccccctttatttgaaatgttttatgactacttgaaagaatttaaaaatgaaagtatttgTCAGTTTTGTCCTTGAATATCTTTCATTTGTTATAGAATACATATTTTGTCcatagtattttgttttataagtgtgagggtagttttttttttgagagcctaCTAATATGCCTGGCATTGTTTAGGTGCAGGAGATcgacagtgaaaaaaaaaaacaaaaaatctgtatTCATGGAACTTACCTGGAGGGTTGGGGGCAGAGAACAAAGATCAGATGATAAGTAAAAGTCTGTTAGGTTATATGCTATATATTGTACAATATgttatgtatgtacacatattagGGAACAGGTAGGTGTGTTCGGAGAAGACCTCATTGAGGTGATGTTTGAGCAGATACTTGAGGAAATGTTAATATTGGTATAATTGACATAGTCACAGAAAGATAATAGTATAGTGTAAAGCAGAGGTGGGAAAACTGGCCAAGGGCAAATCTGGCTGCAGCCTGTTTTTTATAGGGACTGTGCTAGAATGggtgttacatttttaaaggatttgtAAAGTTTGTAAGAAAAAACCACAAATATGTGACAGACAATATATGGCCtgaaaagcctaaaatgtttactatctggctcttagGAAAAACATTTGACCTCGAGTgtaaagccaatttttaaaacattatcaaAATTTATAGGAAATGGAACAATTGAAAGTGAAAGGCCATTGTTAAATGAATCTAATCAAAATTTTAGGAcacagaggctgggcgcggtggctcacgcctgtaatcccagcacttttggaggccaaggcgggcggatcacgaggtcaggacattgagaccatcctggctaacactgaaaccccatctctactaaaaatacaaaaaattaaccgggcgaggtggtgtgtgcctgtagtcccagctactcgggaggctgaggcagaatggtgtgaacctgggaggtggagcttgcagtgagccgagagcgggccactgccactccagcctgggtgacagagcgagactccgtcccaaaaaaaaaaaaaaaatttagcgcACAGTGACATAGAATTTCCACATTTTATACATTTAGTGAGCTAAGACTTGTTATTGAGTAGTCTAACctggattttgtttttctaaatgagTTTAAATGCGTGAAATCAGTAGTTTCTCAGTTTTGATTTTAACACAGTTGTTTAAAACTGTGAGtcacttcattttaaatatttcttttatttttgtggtaGTTTTACTGGTCTTTGGATTTAAGTTAAATGTGATTCTCTGTTACGTGTCCTTTCTTCCAGATAACCTAGATTAGTTTGGTGTGGGTTCAGATAACATCGTTTAACTGTGGCTTTTTTATCCACTCTTGCTGTAATTAAGTCATAAGTCTATTATTTTTATGGAGAAAGTTTGTAAGGGGAAGTGTTTTATTGACGTGGAAACTTATGGTGCATGATATTTGGTTTCCAGTATTATTCCTCTAACcaatataaactagaaaaatttGCTTCACACATGGATTATTTCTTGCCTAGAGGGTTATATATTAATACTAAATCATACTAAATAATTTCTACAAGTAGGATgagaaatctatattttaaactatttaaactATTACAAAGTTGTGAAACCTATAACTATTTTAGACTACTACAAAGTAATCTAGCAGAAGTTATGGAAGTAAATTTTATTGAGGACATTTAgagatgagctttaaaaaaatgaaaacatttgtagTTCATAGAAAGACCTATGTGAAACTAGTTATTTATGATTATAAAAGTTGTTTTCCATTACAGCTGAATAGCCTGAGAAGGTTATAGCatatgagagaggaaaaaaaaacattgttgTGGTAGAGCAGAAATTTGGATCTTTGAAGTTGGTTATAATAAGGCAAACCAAAGTGCTTTCTCtgcatgtctttattttttattttatttatttatttatttatttttgagatggagtctcgctcttgtcgcccaggctggagtgcagtggctccatctcagcttgctgcaacatccccctctctggttcaagtgattgtcccgcttcagcctcccgtgtagctgggattacaggcatgcgccaccacgcccagctaattttgtatttttagtagcgatggggtttcaccgtgttggctgttctcgaactcctgagctcaggcaatccacccgcctcggcctcccaaagtgctggggttataggtgtgagccaccaccgtgcctgcccatgtgtttatttatttatttatttgagaaggagtctcgctcagtcacccaggctggagtgcagtggcgcgatctcggctcactgcaacctccgcctcccaggttgaagagattctcctgcttcagcctcccaagcagctgggaccacaggtgcaccacaacacctggttagttttttttgtttgtttgtttgtttttttgtatttttaatggagatggaatttcaccatgttggcaggctagcctcgaactcctgacctcaggtgatccacccactttggcctcccaaagtcctggg encodes the following:
- the ARF6 gene encoding ADP-ribosylation factor 6, whose product is MGKVLSKIFGNKEMRILMLGLDAAGKTTILYKLKLGQSVTTIPTVGFNVETVTYKNVKFNVWDVGGQDKIRPLWRHYYTGTQGLIFVVDCADRDRIDEARQELHRIINDREMRDAIILIFANKQDLPDAMKPHEIQEKLGLTRIRDRNWYVQPSCATSGDGLYEGLTWLTSNYKS